One region of Flavobacterium pisciphilum genomic DNA includes:
- a CDS encoding GAF domain-containing protein, with translation MTFQELQPKITAIVADTNYSRDEKLLNICQLLSDNVDYYNWVGFYFANHENKTLHLGPYVGAETDHTVIPFGKGICGQVAVSNENFVVPDVAAQDNYIACSFTVKSEIVVPLFVNGQNIGQIDIDSHVLDPFTEADEKFLEFVNQEVAKLY, from the coding sequence ATGACATTTCAAGAATTACAACCAAAAATAACTGCAATTGTAGCAGATACAAATTACTCAAGAGACGAAAAACTATTAAACATTTGTCAATTATTAAGTGACAATGTAGATTATTACAACTGGGTTGGCTTTTATTTTGCCAATCACGAAAACAAAACATTGCATTTAGGCCCGTATGTAGGAGCTGAAACTGACCACACTGTGATTCCTTTTGGTAAAGGAATTTGCGGTCAAGTTGCCGTTTCTAACGAAAATTTTGTGGTACCAGATGTTGCTGCTCAGGATAATTATATTGCCTGCAGCTTTACTGTAAAATCAGAAATTGTAGTTCCTTTATTTGTTAACGGACAAAACATTGGACAAATCGACATTGACAGTCATGTTTTAGATCCATTTACTGAAGCTGACGAAAAGTTTTTGGAATTTGTAAATCAAGAAGTTGCTAAGTTATATTAA
- a CDS encoding polyribonucleotide nucleotidyltransferase yields MIPQVSTVSIDLGDGRSISIETGKLAKQADGSVVVRMGDSMLLATVVSAKKASPVDFLPLTVDYREKFAAAGRFPGGFFKREARPSDSEVLTMRLVDRVLRPLFPDDYHAETQVMIQLMSHDEEVMPDALAGLAASAALALSDIPFSTLISEVRVARIDGKLVINPSRAQLELSDIDMMIGASKDSIAMVEGEMKEISELEMVEAIKFAHEAIKIQIDAQERLVEAFGKKETRIYEEEKEDEAIYAKVKAAAYDKIYDIAKVGSSKQERTAAFADVKEEVKALFTEEELLENGDLVSKYFYKTNKEAVRNVTLDLGTRLDGRKTTEIRPIWCEVDYLPSVHGSSLFTRGETQALATATLGTSREANQIDSPSEQGEEKFYLHYNFPPFSTGEAKPLRGTSRREVGHGNLAQRALKNMIPADCPYTIRIVSEVLESNGSSSMATVCAGTLALMDAGIQMTKPVSGIAMGLITDGERFAVLSDILGDEDHLGDMDFKVTGTADGITACQMDIKIEGLAYNIMEAALAQARDGRLHILGKITEVLAAPKATVKKHAPKIITVTIPGNFIGALIGPGGKVIQELQKATGTTIVINEVDEQGVVEILGTDPDGIDAVLRKIDSLTFKPQVGEAYDVKVIKMLDFGAVVEYVAAPGNEVLLHVSELAWERTENVADVVKMGDTFQVKYLGVDPKTRKEKVSKKALLPRPPREEKKE; encoded by the coding sequence ATGATTCCACAAGTTTCAACAGTAAGTATCGATTTAGGAGATGGCAGAAGCATCTCAATCGAGACAGGAAAATTAGCTAAACAAGCTGATGGTTCTGTAGTAGTAAGAATGGGAGATTCTATGTTGCTTGCAACAGTAGTATCTGCCAAAAAAGCAAGTCCAGTTGATTTTTTACCATTAACGGTAGATTATCGCGAAAAATTTGCAGCAGCTGGTCGTTTCCCTGGAGGTTTCTTCAAGAGAGAAGCAAGACCAAGCGACAGCGAAGTATTAACAATGAGATTAGTAGACCGTGTATTACGTCCACTTTTCCCAGATGATTACCACGCTGAAACACAAGTAATGATTCAGTTAATGTCTCATGATGAAGAAGTTATGCCAGATGCATTAGCAGGTTTAGCAGCATCAGCAGCATTAGCCTTATCTGATATTCCTTTTTCTACATTAATTTCTGAAGTACGTGTTGCACGTATCGACGGAAAACTTGTAATCAATCCTAGCCGTGCTCAATTAGAATTATCTGATATCGATATGATGATTGGTGCTTCTAAAGACTCTATCGCAATGGTAGAAGGAGAGATGAAAGAAATTTCAGAATTAGAAATGGTTGAAGCAATTAAATTTGCTCACGAAGCTATCAAAATTCAAATCGACGCTCAAGAGAGATTAGTTGAAGCTTTTGGTAAAAAAGAAACTAGAATCTACGAAGAAGAAAAAGAAGACGAAGCTATTTACGCTAAAGTAAAAGCTGCAGCTTATGATAAAATTTACGATATCGCAAAAGTAGGTTCTTCTAAACAAGAAAGAACAGCTGCATTTGCTGACGTAAAAGAAGAAGTAAAAGCATTATTTACAGAAGAAGAATTACTAGAAAATGGTGATTTAGTTTCTAAATACTTTTACAAAACTAACAAAGAAGCTGTTCGTAACGTAACCCTAGATTTAGGAACTCGTTTAGACGGAAGAAAAACTACCGAAATCAGACCAATCTGGTGTGAGGTTGATTATTTACCATCTGTACACGGATCTTCACTTTTTACAAGAGGAGAAACTCAAGCATTGGCAACTGCAACTTTAGGAACATCTAGAGAAGCAAACCAAATAGATTCTCCATCAGAACAAGGTGAAGAGAAATTCTACTTACACTATAACTTCCCTCCTTTCTCTACTGGAGAAGCAAAACCTCTAAGAGGAACTTCAAGAAGAGAAGTTGGTCACGGAAACTTAGCACAGAGAGCATTAAAAAATATGATTCCTGCTGATTGTCCTTACACTATTCGTATTGTATCTGAAGTATTAGAATCTAACGGTTCTTCTTCTATGGCTACAGTTTGTGCTGGAACATTAGCTCTTATGGATGCAGGTATCCAAATGACAAAACCAGTTTCTGGAATTGCAATGGGATTAATTACTGACGGTGAAAGATTTGCTGTATTGTCTGATATTCTTGGTGATGAAGATCACTTAGGAGATATGGACTTTAAAGTAACTGGAACTGCTGATGGAATCACTGCTTGTCAAATGGACATCAAAATTGAAGGTTTAGCATACAACATTATGGAAGCGGCATTAGCTCAAGCTCGTGATGGACGTTTACACATCTTAGGTAAAATTACCGAAGTATTGGCAGCTCCAAAAGCAACAGTTAAGAAACACGCTCCTAAAATCATTACAGTAACTATTCCTGGTAACTTTATTGGTGCTTTAATTGGACCTGGTGGAAAAGTAATTCAAGAATTACAAAAAGCTACTGGAACAACTATTGTAATCAACGAAGTTGACGAACAAGGTGTAGTTGAAATTTTAGGTACTGATCCAGACGGAATTGATGCAGTTTTACGTAAAATTGACTCGTTAACTTTCAAACCTCAAGTAGGAGAAGCTTACGACGTTAAAGTTATCAAAATGCTAGATTTTGGAGCTGTAGTAGAATATGTTGCTGCTCCAGGAAATGAAGTTTTACTTCACGTATCTGAATTAGCATGGGAACGTACTGAAAATGTAGCTGATGTAGTTAAAATGGGAGATACTTTCCAAGTTAAATACCTAGGAGTTGACCCTAAAACAAGAAAAGAAAAAGTGTCTAAGAAAGCACTTTTACCAAGACCTCCACGTGAGGAGAAAAAAGAGTAA
- a CDS encoding NAD(P)/FAD-dependent oxidoreductase: MMNFKVGIIGAGPSGLAMLRAFESEQKKGNKIPEIKCYEKQDNWGGMWNYTWRTGVGKHGEPLHGSMYKYLWSNGPKECLEFADYTFLEHFGQPISSYPPREVLFDYIEGRIKQSQARKHITFNTVARWVDYNNETQQFRVIFDDLINNKTFEEVFDYLVVGTGHFSTPNMPYFKGIENFSGSVMHAHDFRGADQFKDKNILLIGSSYSAEDIGVQCYKHGSKSVTISYRTTPIGSKWPEGIEEVPLVTRFDGNTAYFKDGTHKEFDAVVLCTGYQHKFPFLPDNLRIKTKNCLYPDQLYKGVVFNELTKLIFLGMQDQYYTFNMFDAQAWYARDLILDRIKLPTKTERTADIEKWLQGEEDAKTPFDHVDFQTEYIRDLIKRTDYPTFNIDQVAIMFKSWIHDKEDNVLTYRDKIYTSVMDQCKAEKHHTPWMKELDDSIERYLEEEVPDEKQLERTNYY, from the coding sequence ATTATGAATTTTAAAGTCGGAATTATTGGAGCCGGTCCGAGTGGCCTAGCTATGTTGCGTGCGTTTGAATCAGAACAAAAAAAAGGCAATAAAATACCAGAAATCAAATGTTATGAAAAACAAGACAACTGGGGCGGAATGTGGAACTACACCTGGAGAACAGGAGTAGGAAAACACGGAGAGCCTCTACACGGAAGTATGTATAAATACCTTTGGTCAAATGGACCTAAAGAATGTTTGGAGTTTGCAGATTATACGTTCTTAGAACATTTTGGACAACCCATTTCTTCATACCCGCCACGTGAGGTACTTTTTGATTATATCGAGGGACGCATCAAGCAAAGTCAAGCCAGAAAGCACATCACCTTTAACACCGTAGCCCGATGGGTAGATTACAATAACGAAACCCAGCAATTCCGAGTAATTTTTGATGATTTAATCAATAATAAAACCTTTGAAGAGGTCTTTGACTATTTGGTAGTGGGAACTGGACACTTCTCAACACCTAATATGCCTTATTTTAAAGGAATTGAAAATTTCTCAGGATCAGTAATGCACGCTCATGATTTTAGAGGAGCAGACCAATTTAAGGACAAAAACATATTATTAATCGGAAGCAGCTATTCTGCAGAAGACATTGGCGTACAATGCTACAAACACGGCAGCAAATCAGTTACCATTTCATACCGCACAACTCCTATAGGCTCAAAATGGCCAGAAGGAATCGAGGAAGTACCTTTAGTAACCCGTTTTGATGGCAATACAGCCTATTTTAAAGATGGAACTCATAAAGAGTTTGATGCAGTAGTCCTTTGCACAGGATACCAACATAAATTCCCATTCTTACCCGATAATTTGAGAATAAAAACCAAAAACTGTCTGTATCCAGATCAGCTATATAAAGGGGTTGTCTTTAATGAACTTACAAAACTAATTTTTCTAGGAATGCAAGATCAGTATTATACGTTTAATATGTTTGATGCCCAAGCTTGGTATGCTCGAGATCTGATACTGGATAGAATAAAATTACCTACCAAGACGGAACGTACAGCAGATATCGAAAAATGGCTGCAAGGAGAAGAAGATGCAAAAACACCTTTTGATCATGTTGATTTTCAAACAGAATACATTCGGGATTTGATTAAAAGAACTGACTACCCAACGTTTAATATTGACCAAGTGGCAATAATGTTTAAAAGCTGGATTCACGACAAAGAAGATAACGTACTTACTTATAGAGATAAAATATACACCTCGGTAATGGACCAATGTAAAGCAGAAAAACACCATACACCATGGATGAAAGAACTAGATGACAGTATCGAACGCTATCTTGAAGAAGAAGTGCCTGATGAAAAGCAACTGGAGCGCACTAACTATTACTAA
- a CDS encoding exosortase F system-associated membrane protein — MLNDILQNKSKILSLIGLVLLLVSIRAFENQLFYDPFLVYFERDYKMLPLPEFDSIQLFFGLLFRYALNTIVSLGIIYVIFKEIELVKFASILYGAFFLFLIIAFYSIIYFYANQNNLMLFYVRRFLIQPILILLFIPGFYYQKINK; from the coding sequence ATGCTAAATGATATTCTTCAAAACAAATCGAAGATTCTTTCTTTGATAGGATTAGTACTTCTTTTAGTAAGTATAAGAGCCTTTGAAAATCAGTTGTTTTATGATCCTTTTCTCGTTTATTTTGAAAGAGATTATAAAATGCTTCCTTTGCCTGAATTTGATTCCATTCAATTGTTTTTTGGATTATTGTTTCGATACGCATTAAATACAATTGTATCACTGGGAATAATTTATGTGATTTTTAAAGAAATCGAATTGGTGAAATTTGCTTCAATTTTATATGGTGCTTTTTTTCTGTTTTTAATTATTGCTTTTTATAGTATTATTTATTTTTATGCCAATCAAAATAATTTGATGCTTTTTTATGTGCGTCGTTTTTTAATTCAACCAATTCTTATACTGTTGTTTATTCCTGGATTTTATTATCAAAAGATAAATAAATAG
- the rpsO gene encoding 30S ribosomal protein S15: MYLTKEIKEEIFAKHGEATNTGKAEAQIALFTYRISHLTEHLKKNRHDYNTERSLVLLVGKRRSLLDYLKKKEINRYREIIKVLNIRK, from the coding sequence ATGTATTTAACTAAAGAAATTAAAGAAGAGATTTTCGCAAAACACGGTGAAGCAACAAACACTGGAAAAGCAGAAGCTCAAATCGCATTGTTCACTTACAGAATTTCACACTTAACTGAGCACTTGAAAAAAAATCGTCACGATTATAACACTGAACGTTCATTAGTACTACTAGTAGGAAAAAGAAGATCATTGTTAGATTACTTGAAGAAAAAAGAAATCAACAGATATCGTGAGATTATCAAAGTATTGAATATCAGAAAATAA
- a CDS encoding ATP cone domain-containing protein — translation MKVVKKSGDFVVFDRKKLEKSLLNSGANQLIVQEVLQIIEKEIYEGISTKAIYKMAFRLLRKKSHSHAARYNLKEAIQLLGPAGFYFEKYIARLFSMENYETRTNLTLQGKCVSHEIDVLTKKNSVIAMIECKFHMGKEASTDVKVPMYILSRFNDLKERKHTVFSEKDAISECWIVTNNRFTLDATTFGVCSGLNLLSWDYPANNNLRTKNENNNLYPITCLTTLTLAEKDKLLALDVILVKELLHNHNCLEEIGLSSQRIRGITKEASELCRYS, via the coding sequence ATGAAAGTTGTAAAAAAATCAGGAGATTTTGTTGTTTTTGATAGGAAAAAATTAGAAAAGTCTCTGTTGAATTCAGGGGCAAATCAATTAATTGTTCAGGAAGTTTTACAGATAATTGAAAAGGAAATTTATGAAGGAATTTCTACCAAGGCAATCTATAAAATGGCTTTTAGGCTGTTAAGAAAAAAATCCCATTCTCATGCCGCACGTTATAACTTAAAAGAAGCCATTCAGTTATTAGGGCCCGCTGGCTTCTACTTCGAAAAATATATTGCCAGACTTTTCTCGATGGAAAATTATGAAACGAGAACTAATTTAACGCTACAAGGGAAGTGCGTTTCACACGAAATAGATGTTTTGACAAAGAAAAACAGTGTCATTGCAATGATCGAGTGTAAGTTTCATATGGGAAAAGAAGCTTCTACAGATGTAAAAGTACCTATGTATATCTTGTCTCGATTTAATGATCTTAAAGAAAGAAAACATACTGTTTTTTCTGAGAAAGATGCTATCTCAGAATGTTGGATAGTTACAAATAACCGATTTACATTGGATGCAACGACTTTTGGAGTGTGTTCGGGATTGAATTTATTGAGTTGGGATTACCCCGCAAATAATAATTTGAGAACAAAGAATGAGAATAATAATTTATATCCGATCACTTGTTTAACGACACTTACGCTTGCTGAAAAAGATAAATTATTGGCTTTGGATGTGATTTTGGTAAAAGAGTTATTGCATAATCACAATTGTTTAGAAGAAATTGGACTGAGTTCTCAAAGAATAAGAGGAATTACAAAAGAAGCATCTGAGTTGTGTAGGTATTCTTAA
- a CDS encoding energy transducer TonB, with translation MKFRLHYNFTIAFFLLLTTQSFAQSPVAQNKMIYLDSTYTEATEENYKYIRIVEEYFQDKKIYVFKDYYKSKTLKMVGTSTDKDFLKREGQFVYYYENGKKKSAVSYVNSKKEGKEFNWYDTGLLKSEIEYFKDKKGEVLFKVNNYWNKQNEQKVISGNGDCKVEDENYESSGKIKNGFPDGIWKGNNLKSKFSFTEKYENGELISGVSIDSLNIEHPYKVIREQPSYKNGTEGFYRYIAREMFIPIDVRNKVFGKIYLSFVVDTEGNLINPKIIKGIGYGIDESAIKLIKESKKWNPGIERGIPTSVIYSLPITIAKKH, from the coding sequence ATGAAATTTCGTCTTCATTATAATTTTACGATTGCCTTTTTTTTATTACTAACTACACAATCATTCGCACAAAGTCCCGTAGCTCAAAACAAAATGATTTACTTGGATTCTACATATACAGAAGCCACAGAAGAAAACTATAAATACATTAGAATCGTCGAGGAATATTTTCAGGACAAAAAAATTTATGTCTTTAAAGATTATTATAAGTCCAAAACATTAAAAATGGTTGGAACGTCAACCGATAAAGATTTTTTAAAAAGAGAAGGTCAGTTTGTCTATTACTATGAAAACGGTAAGAAGAAATCAGCCGTTAGCTATGTAAATTCAAAAAAAGAGGGAAAAGAATTCAATTGGTATGATACTGGTCTTTTAAAATCTGAAATCGAATATTTTAAAGATAAAAAAGGAGAAGTTCTTTTTAAAGTTAATAATTACTGGAACAAGCAAAACGAGCAAAAAGTAATATCAGGGAATGGGGATTGCAAGGTAGAAGATGAAAATTACGAAAGTAGTGGAAAAATAAAGAATGGTTTCCCAGACGGTATTTGGAAAGGAAATAATCTAAAAAGCAAATTCAGCTTTACTGAGAAGTATGAGAATGGCGAATTAATTTCTGGTGTAAGTATCGATTCTTTAAATATTGAGCATCCTTACAAAGTTATACGCGAACAACCAAGTTATAAAAATGGAACAGAAGGCTTTTATAGATATATAGCTAGAGAAATGTTTATTCCAATAGATGTTAGAAATAAAGTTTTTGGTAAAATCTACTTATCTTTTGTTGTAGATACAGAAGGAAATTTAATTAATCCTAAAATAATAAAAGGAATTGGTTACGGAATAGACGAGAGCGCAATTAAATTAATTAAAGAGTCTAAAAAATGGAATCCAGGGATAGAAAGAGGGATTCCAACTAGTGTTATTTACTCATTACCTATAACAATTGCAAAAAAGCATTAA
- a CDS encoding sigma-70 family RNA polymerase sigma factor, giving the protein MRQLKITKQVTNRETASLDKYLQEIGKVDLITAEEEVELAQKIKTGDHKALEKLTKANLRFVVSVAKQYQNQGLTLPDLINEGNLGLIKAGQRFDETRGFKFISYAVWWIRQAILQALAEQSRIVRLPLNKIGSINKINKMYAVLEQTNERAPSAEEIAKELDMTITEVKESMKNSGRHLSMDAPLVDGEDSNLYDVLRSNESPNPDKKLIHESLSTEIERSLDTLTPREADVVRLYFGLGNQHPMTLEEIGGTFDLTRERVRQIREKAIRRLKHTSRSKILKTYLG; this is encoded by the coding sequence ATGAGACAACTTAAAATTACCAAGCAAGTAACCAATCGTGAAACTGCTTCATTAGACAAATATTTACAAGAAATTGGAAAAGTTGACCTAATTACAGCCGAGGAGGAAGTTGAGTTAGCACAAAAGATCAAAACCGGTGATCATAAAGCATTGGAGAAATTGACAAAAGCCAACTTACGTTTTGTGGTATCTGTGGCAAAACAGTATCAAAATCAAGGATTAACGCTTCCCGACTTAATAAACGAAGGAAATTTAGGTTTGATTAAAGCTGGACAGCGTTTTGACGAGACCCGTGGTTTCAAATTTATATCCTATGCTGTTTGGTGGATTCGTCAAGCAATTCTTCAAGCATTAGCAGAACAATCCCGTATCGTTCGTTTGCCTTTAAATAAAATTGGCTCTATCAATAAAATCAATAAGATGTATGCTGTATTAGAGCAAACCAATGAGCGTGCCCCATCTGCTGAAGAAATTGCAAAAGAGCTAGACATGACAATAACCGAAGTAAAAGAATCTATGAAAAATTCGGGGCGCCACTTATCAATGGATGCACCTCTTGTAGATGGAGAAGATTCAAATCTTTATGATGTATTACGCTCTAATGAATCACCAAATCCAGACAAAAAATTAATTCATGAATCATTGAGTACTGAAATCGAGCGTTCATTAGACACACTAACACCAAGAGAAGCAGATGTAGTCCGTTTGTACTTTGGTCTTGGAAACCAACATCCGATGACACTAGAAGAAATTGGAGGAACTTTTGATTTAACTCGCGAACGTGTGCGTCAAATCAGAGAAAAAGCAATTCGTAGATTAAAACATACATCAAGAAGTAAAATTCTTAAAACTTATTTAGGCTAA
- a CDS encoding sigma-70 family RNA polymerase sigma factor translates to MRQLKITKQVTNRETASLDKYLQEIGKVDLITADEEVELAQKIKAGDQRALEKLTKANLRFVVSVAKQYQNQGLTLPDLINEGNLGLIKAAQRFDETRGFKFISYAVWWIRQSILQALAEQSRIVRLPLNKIGSINKINKMYALLEQSNERPPSAEEIAKELDMTVNDVKESMKNSGRHLSMDAPLVEGEDSNLYDVLRSGESPNPDRELIHESLRTEIERSLETLTPREADVVRLYFGLGDQHPMTLEEIGETFDLTRERVRQIKEKAIRRLKHTSRSKILKTYLG, encoded by the coding sequence ATGAGACAACTTAAAATCACCAAGCAGGTAACCAATCGTGAGACTGCTTCATTAGACAAATATTTACAAGAAATTGGAAAAGTTGACCTAATTACCGCTGACGAAGAAGTAGAGTTAGCACAGAAGATTAAAGCCGGTGATCAAAGAGCATTAGAAAAATTAACAAAAGCCAACTTACGTTTTGTGGTTTCGGTTGCAAAACAATATCAAAATCAAGGGTTAACACTTCCCGATTTAATAAACGAAGGAAATTTAGGTTTAATCAAAGCAGCACAGCGTTTTGATGAAACACGTGGTTTCAAATTTATATCATACGCAGTTTGGTGGATTCGTCAATCGATTCTTCAAGCATTAGCTGAGCAATCACGTATCGTTCGTTTACCGTTAAATAAAATTGGTTCTATCAATAAAATCAACAAAATGTATGCCTTATTAGAGCAATCTAATGAGCGTCCACCTTCTGCTGAAGAAATTGCAAAAGAACTAGACATGACAGTTAATGACGTAAAAGAGTCTATGAAAAACTCTGGTCGTCACTTATCAATGGATGCACCTCTTGTAGAAGGAGAAGATTCAAACCTTTACGATGTATTACGTTCAGGTGAATCTCCAAACCCAGATAGAGAATTAATTCACGAATCTTTACGTACAGAAATCGAACGTTCACTAGAAACATTAACTCCAAGAGAGGCAGATGTAGTTCGTTTATACTTTGGTCTTGGAGATCAACACCCAATGACACTAGAAGAAATTGGTGAGACTTTCGACTTAACTCGTGAGCGTGTACGTCAGATTAAAGAAAAAGCAATCCGTAGATTAAAACATACTTCAAGAAGTAAAATTCTTAAAACTTATTTAGGTTAA
- the rpe gene encoding ribulose-phosphate 3-epimerase, with protein sequence MKNTLIAPSVLAADFANLQRDIEMINNSQADWFHIDIMDGVFVPNISFGMPVLEAINKHAKKTIDVHLMIIDPDRYIKTFADLGANILSVHYEACTHLHRTLQAIKAEGMKAGVAINPHTNIDLLEDVINDIDLVCIMSVNPGFGGQSFIENTYAKVKKLKDLITRKNASTIIEIDGGVTNKNAKQLVEAGADVLVAGSFVFKAENPTATIADLKALTSF encoded by the coding sequence ATGAAAAACACACTAATAGCACCGTCAGTTCTTGCAGCCGATTTTGCAAACCTACAACGTGATATCGAGATGATTAACAACAGTCAAGCCGACTGGTTTCATATTGACATTATGGATGGCGTTTTTGTTCCAAACATTTCTTTTGGAATGCCAGTTTTGGAAGCGATTAACAAACATGCTAAAAAAACCATCGATGTTCACTTAATGATTATTGATCCTGATCGATATATTAAAACTTTTGCAGACTTAGGCGCAAATATATTAAGCGTACATTACGAAGCTTGCACGCATCTTCATAGAACCTTGCAAGCTATAAAAGCAGAAGGTATGAAAGCTGGAGTAGCAATCAATCCACATACTAACATTGACTTATTAGAAGATGTTATAAACGATATTGATTTAGTTTGTATCATGAGTGTAAACCCTGGCTTTGGTGGACAATCATTCATTGAAAATACCTATGCAAAAGTAAAAAAGCTAAAAGATTTAATTACTAGAAAAAATGCATCAACTATCATCGAAATTGATGGTGGTGTGACTAATAAAAATGCGAAACAATTAGTAGAAGCCGGAGCTGATGTATTAGTAGCTGGAAGTTTCGTTTTTAAAGCCGAAAATCCAACAGCAACTATTGCAGACTTAAAAGCATTGACTTCTTTTTAA
- the xrtF gene encoding exosortase family protein XrtF, translated as MKKYLLQYKPFLLFIGAFFATYILLTLVYQFYLSSFGTTDTLDGITNLVGYHTERLLQLFNNDVRFDKILSEPYIIITYNQKTVASIVEGCNAISVIILFVSFIVAFSGKLKPTILYILGGSLFIYILNICRIASLCALLYYFPEQSHLLHGVLFPLMIYGLVFILWIVWVSKFSKYAK; from the coding sequence TTGAAAAAATATTTACTCCAGTACAAACCTTTTCTTCTTTTTATAGGTGCATTTTTTGCAACTTATATTCTGCTAACATTAGTTTATCAATTTTATTTGAGCAGTTTCGGAACCACCGATACGTTAGATGGGATAACAAATTTGGTAGGATATCATACTGAGCGATTGTTACAATTATTTAATAATGATGTTAGATTCGATAAAATTCTTTCAGAGCCGTATATTATAATAACATACAATCAAAAGACGGTTGCTTCAATTGTAGAAGGATGTAATGCAATTAGTGTGATTATTTTATTTGTATCTTTTATAGTTGCTTTTTCGGGGAAATTAAAACCAACTATACTCTATATTTTAGGAGGAAGTCTTTTTATTTATATTCTTAATATTTGCAGAATAGCATCATTATGTGCGTTATTGTATTATTTTCCAGAGCAATCACATTTATTACATGGAGTTCTTTTTCCGTTAATGATTTATGGTTTGGTTTTTATTTTGTGGATTGTTTGGGTAAGTAAATTTTCTAAGTATGCTAAATGA